The DNA region TTGTCAGGGAACAGGGTGATCTGAAAGTAGGCCTTGTGAGTTCCTCGAGCACTGCCCTCAGCCAATGCAGAAGTGGCCTTAATTTAAAGCTAAGGTGGGATGTCCTTGCTGAAGGGAACACACCATCTATTCTCCCTCCTGCAGGTGCCAGTATTACCTATACTCCTGCCCACACTGCTGCCTGCTGTTTCTGACCAAAATCATCATGTCTAATGGTGAGAAGAGTAAGGTCTGTGCTGGTGAAAAATGTCAGCAGGCCAGAACTGAGACGCAGAGTCTCATGGATTTTCAGGTTACAGTAGCAGAGATTGAAGAGTCCCTCTACTCTCTTTTTCCTGGAGAATCTCTCCAGGGCTCCCCTGTTCCTGGCCCATTCGAGGAGCCTCAGGAAACCCCAGCCACTAGCATTCCTGAGGCAGGTGTCTCATGCCCAAAGTCTGATGAAGGTGCCAAGAGCCAAAGGGAGGGAAGTGTGAGCACCTCCATGGCAGCACCCTCCTTTCGGAGAGCTCACAGAGATCCTCTAGAGAGGAAAGTGAGCAAGTTGGTGCAGTTCCTACTGGAGCAGGTCAAAATGAAGGAGCCCATCACACAGGCAGCGATGCAGAGGGTGGTCAGAAGAAAGTACAAGGAGCACTTCCCAGAGATCTTCCGCAGAGCCTCCGAACGCATGGAGCTGATCTATGGCCTTGAGCTGAAGGAAGTTGATCACAGAAATCACACCTATGCCGTTGT from Saccopteryx leptura isolate mSacLep1 chromosome X, mSacLep1_pri_phased_curated, whole genome shotgun sequence includes:
- the LOC136386220 gene encoding melanoma-associated antigen B4-like, translating into MSNGEKSKVCAGEKCQQARTETQSLMDFQVTVAEIEESLYSLFPGESLQGSPVPGPFEEPQETPATSIPEAGVSCPKSDEGAKSQREGSVSTSMAAPSFRRAHRDPLERKVSKLVQFLLEQVKMKEPITQAAMQRVVRRKYKEHFPEIFRRASERMELIYGLELKEVDHRNHTYAVVNNLGLPDEGYLESEESMTGLLKMLLGVIFMNGNHATEEQIWEFLDTLGIRPERKHIIFGDPRKLITEDMVQQMYLEYCQVPNSDPPRYEFLWGPRAHVEISKMKVLEAVAKFNGTIPSAFPDLYDQALRDEEDKACFIAIAMSANIPKATVPSWAKSPNSSPSL